Proteins from one Elgaria multicarinata webbii isolate HBS135686 ecotype San Diego chromosome 3, rElgMul1.1.pri, whole genome shotgun sequence genomic window:
- the INKA1 gene encoding PAK4-inhibitor INKA1 isoform X2, whose protein sequence is MLGHLGRLCMKESSEVLRGQMQCMMRTLHDLKRAQDREFRLEPQELRPPCAVPSAKQCTSPRVSAISEADSACCLEGAVEEEPAFSPPSSERSLEFDSGYSEVSGSSWRDEEGPPPLRASKLSSGGFLRRRVPTRRPRPKSASDACLERWRDVEPADASDWTVSLLSQSRNRQPLVLGDNCFADLVENWMDLPEESGERGRLQRWLAKPHGFLLNLSGNVRRRLAGISRAERAKQDPDGTKRFSCPAGLDGRPSFPYFHQSHANISELSTDCSSFAALMNCRSRQPIICNDVIGYI, encoded by the exons ATGCTGGGACACCTGGGCAGg CTGTGCATGAAGGAGTCGAGCGAAGTGCTGCGGGGCCAAATGCAGTGCATGATGCGGACGCTGCATGATCTGAAGAGGGCGCAAGACCGAGAGTTCCGCCTGGAGCCCCAAGAGCTGCGGCCACCCTGTGCCGTGCCTTCCGCAAAGCAGTGCACCAGCCCCCGGGTCTCAGCGATTTCAGAAGCAGACTCTGCCTGCTGCCTGGAGGGGGCCGTGGAGGAGGAGCCTGCCTTTTCTCCCCCCAGCAGTGAGCGGAGCCTGGAGTTTGATTCGGGCTACTCTGAGGTGTCTGGGAGCAGCTGGCGAGATGAAGAGGGACCCCCACCCCTGCGAGCCAGTAAGCTTTCCTCGGGGGGCTTTCTGCGCCGCCGAGTGCCCACCAGGAGGCCCCGGCCCAAGTCTGCTTCCGACGCCTGCTTGGAGCGGTGGCGGGACGTCGAACCAGCGGATGCGAGCGACTGGACCGTGTCCCTTTTGTCACAGAGCCGCAACCGGCAGCCGCTGGTGCTGGGGGACAACTGCTTTGCCGATTTGGTTGAGAACTGGATGGATTTGCCCGAAGAGAGCGGGGAGCGCGGCCGGCTGCAACGCTGGCTGGCCAAACCCCACGGCTTCCTGCTGAACCTCTCAGGCAACGTGCGCCGCAGGCTGGCTGGCATCTCGCGTGCAGAGCGTGCCAAGCAGGACCCGGATGGCACCAAGCGTTTCTCTTGCCCTGCAGGCCTGGACGGACGGCCCTCCTTCCCCTACTTCCACCAGTCCCACGCCAACATCAGTGAGCTGTCCACAGACTGCAGCAGCTTTGCTGCCCTCATGAACTGCCGAAGTCGGCAGCCCATCATTTGCAATGACGTGATTGGCTACATCTAG
- the INKA1 gene encoding PAK4-inhibitor INKA1 isoform X1 — protein sequence MHSARLDAFVSHLRAEVLCMKESSEVLRGQMQCMMRTLHDLKRAQDREFRLEPQELRPPCAVPSAKQCTSPRVSAISEADSACCLEGAVEEEPAFSPPSSERSLEFDSGYSEVSGSSWRDEEGPPPLRASKLSSGGFLRRRVPTRRPRPKSASDACLERWRDVEPADASDWTVSLLSQSRNRQPLVLGDNCFADLVENWMDLPEESGERGRLQRWLAKPHGFLLNLSGNVRRRLAGISRAERAKQDPDGTKRFSCPAGLDGRPSFPYFHQSHANISELSTDCSSFAALMNCRSRQPIICNDVIGYI from the coding sequence CTGTGCATGAAGGAGTCGAGCGAAGTGCTGCGGGGCCAAATGCAGTGCATGATGCGGACGCTGCATGATCTGAAGAGGGCGCAAGACCGAGAGTTCCGCCTGGAGCCCCAAGAGCTGCGGCCACCCTGTGCCGTGCCTTCCGCAAAGCAGTGCACCAGCCCCCGGGTCTCAGCGATTTCAGAAGCAGACTCTGCCTGCTGCCTGGAGGGGGCCGTGGAGGAGGAGCCTGCCTTTTCTCCCCCCAGCAGTGAGCGGAGCCTGGAGTTTGATTCGGGCTACTCTGAGGTGTCTGGGAGCAGCTGGCGAGATGAAGAGGGACCCCCACCCCTGCGAGCCAGTAAGCTTTCCTCGGGGGGCTTTCTGCGCCGCCGAGTGCCCACCAGGAGGCCCCGGCCCAAGTCTGCTTCCGACGCCTGCTTGGAGCGGTGGCGGGACGTCGAACCAGCGGATGCGAGCGACTGGACCGTGTCCCTTTTGTCACAGAGCCGCAACCGGCAGCCGCTGGTGCTGGGGGACAACTGCTTTGCCGATTTGGTTGAGAACTGGATGGATTTGCCCGAAGAGAGCGGGGAGCGCGGCCGGCTGCAACGCTGGCTGGCCAAACCCCACGGCTTCCTGCTGAACCTCTCAGGCAACGTGCGCCGCAGGCTGGCTGGCATCTCGCGTGCAGAGCGTGCCAAGCAGGACCCGGATGGCACCAAGCGTTTCTCTTGCCCTGCAGGCCTGGACGGACGGCCCTCCTTCCCCTACTTCCACCAGTCCCACGCCAACATCAGTGAGCTGTCCACAGACTGCAGCAGCTTTGCTGCCCTCATGAACTGCCGAAGTCGGCAGCCCATCATTTGCAATGACGTGATTGGCTACATCTAG